A genomic segment from Truepera sp. encodes:
- a CDS encoding cysteine desulfurase, translating to MSDIDVAAIRRDFPILGREVNGHPLAYLDSAASSQRPTQVLDAMRDYYEMHHANVHRGAHTLATEATDAYEAARERVARFIGAPDARSLVFTRNTTEAINLVAASWGRANLRAGDEVVVSVAEHHANLVPWHFLKRDLGIVIKPVPLTAEQRLDMDALRAGVTERTRLVSTFHMSNVLGAINPVAEIARVAHDAGALLLVDGAQGAPHLSVDVEELGCDFYAFSGHKMLGPTGIGALWARPEILGAMPPFLGGGEMIRRVTLQDSTYAEIPARFEAGTPSVAEAIGMAAAVDYLEAVGMAAIERHDRALLKRALALLDDVPGVTLYGPRGPDRAGIVTFNVDGLHAHDVATALDLQGVAVRAGHHCAQPLGKVLGAAASARASFYLYTTFEEVERFVALVAEVVERFGVRA from the coding sequence GCGACATCGACGTCGCGGCGATCCGGCGCGACTTCCCGATCCTGGGCCGCGAAGTGAACGGCCACCCCCTCGCCTACCTCGACAGTGCCGCGTCCAGCCAACGCCCCACCCAGGTATTGGACGCCATGCGCGACTACTACGAGATGCACCACGCGAACGTCCACCGCGGTGCCCACACCCTGGCCACCGAGGCGACGGACGCATACGAGGCGGCGCGCGAGCGCGTCGCGCGTTTCATCGGCGCCCCCGACGCCCGTTCGCTCGTCTTCACGCGCAACACGACCGAGGCCATCAACCTGGTGGCCGCCAGTTGGGGCCGCGCCAACCTGCGCGCGGGCGATGAGGTGGTCGTCAGCGTGGCCGAGCACCACGCCAACCTGGTGCCCTGGCACTTCCTCAAGCGCGACCTCGGCATCGTCATCAAGCCCGTGCCCCTCACGGCGGAGCAACGCCTCGACATGGACGCGCTGCGCGCCGGCGTTACCGAGCGCACGCGCCTCGTCTCGACCTTCCACATGAGCAACGTCCTTGGCGCCATCAACCCGGTGGCGGAGATAGCCCGAGTGGCGCACGACGCCGGGGCGTTGCTCCTGGTGGACGGGGCGCAGGGCGCCCCGCACCTGAGCGTCGACGTCGAGGAGCTCGGCTGCGACTTCTACGCCTTCTCCGGCCACAAGATGCTGGGCCCCACCGGCATCGGCGCCCTTTGGGCGCGGCCCGAGATACTCGGGGCCATGCCGCCCTTCCTCGGCGGCGGCGAGATGATCCGCCGGGTGACGCTGCAAGACAGCACTTACGCCGAGATCCCGGCGCGTTTCGAGGCCGGGACCCCGAGCGTGGCCGAGGCCATCGGGATGGCGGCCGCCGTCGACTACCTTGAGGCCGTCGGCATGGCCGCCATCGAGCGGCACGACCGCGCGCTGTTGAAGCGCGCCCTGGCGCTCCTGGACGACGTGCCCGGCGTCACCCTGTACGGCCCCCGCGGCCCCGACAGGGCGGGCATCGTGACGTTCAACGTCGACGGCTTGCACGCCCACGACGTCGCCACCGCCCTGGACCTGCAAGGCGTGGCGGTCCGCGCGGGCCATCACTGTGCGCAACCGCTCGGCAAGGTGCTCGGTGCGGCAGCCAGCGCGCGGGCGAGTTTCTACCTGTACACGACGTTCGAGGAGGTCGAGCGCTTCGTGGCGCTGGTGGCCGAGGTGGTCGAGAGGTTCGGGGTTCGCGCTTGA
- a CDS encoding SUF system NifU family Fe-S cluster assembly protein, with the protein MSLLDELYQDLILEHYRRPRHHGELAGADVVQEGINPSCGDELTLYLKATDGEGIAVSFEGEGCAISQAAASLMSQAVTGGTRHHAAELSAAFQRLVRGEKPGLELGDLQVFTGVAKLPARVKCALLPWKTLDEALARLDANGATDPAEPAG; encoded by the coding sequence TTGAGCCTTCTCGACGAGCTCTACCAGGACCTGATCCTCGAGCATTACAGAAGGCCCCGCCACCACGGCGAGCTGGCCGGGGCCGACGTCGTGCAAGAAGGCATCAATCCGAGCTGCGGCGACGAGCTGACCCTCTACCTCAAGGCAACGGACGGCGAGGGCATAGCGGTGAGCTTCGAGGGCGAGGGCTGCGCCATCTCGCAGGCGGCCGCCAGCCTCATGAGCCAGGCTGTGACCGGCGGCACGCGGCACCACGCGGCCGAACTCTCGGCGGCCTTCCAACGACTCGTCCGGGGTGAGAAGCCGGGGCTGGAGCTGGGTGACCTGCAGGTCTTCACGGGCGTCGCCAAGTTGCCGGCGCGCGTCAAGTGCGCCCTGCTGCCATGGAAGACGCTGGACGAGGCCCTGGCCAGGCTGGACGCGAACGGGGCGACGGACCCGGCGGAGCCAGCGGGTTGA
- a CDS encoding DivIVA domain-containing protein produces the protein MSRLSPIDIQHAEFSRRVGGYDRGEVRAFLERLSLDVEESLREAQALRRRLAEAEEELGKLRGAEAELQNAVMAADRIALELKENAKREAQLVLEEAERMRRSRLADVEAELVRARAELDLVTRQRLLFKAQFRALLASYEAALAAGDPQTDAATADPEDALLDDSVNS, from the coding sequence ATGAGCAGGCTCTCCCCCATCGACATCCAGCACGCCGAGTTCAGCCGGCGCGTGGGCGGTTACGACCGAGGCGAGGTGCGAGCCTTCCTCGAACGGCTCTCGCTGGACGTGGAGGAGTCGTTGCGCGAGGCGCAGGCGTTGCGCCGGCGCCTGGCGGAGGCCGAGGAGGAGCTGGGCAAGCTCCGCGGCGCCGAGGCGGAGCTGCAGAACGCCGTCATGGCCGCGGACCGCATCGCGCTCGAGCTGAAGGAGAACGCCAAGCGGGAGGCCCAACTCGTGCTGGAGGAGGCGGAGCGCATGCGCCGGTCGCGCCTGGCCGACGTGGAGGCCGAACTCGTGAGGGCGCGCGCCGAGCTCGACCTGGTCACCCGGCAACGGCTGCTGTTCAAGGCGCAGTTCCGCGCGCTGCTGGCGTCGTACGAGGCGGCATTAGCCGCCGGCGACCCGCAGACCGACGCGGCAACGGCGGACCCGGAGGACGCCCTGCTGGACGATTCCGTGAACTCGTGA
- a CDS encoding purine-nucleoside phosphorylase encodes MSDSDIPAKVPVGDARAVALTTEAVRRVTDIVPELALVLGSGLGPLAEEIEEATAIDYADLPGMPVSTAPGHAGRLVLGHLAGRTVVAMQGRVHPYEGFSAQECSFPVAVMHALGARGLVVTNACGGLDPAFEAGDLMLQLDYVNATGRNPLIGPNDDERYPRFPVMFDCYDPGYVRTARRVALSEGIPLREGVYLAITGPSYASRAELRAYRTLGADAIGMSTVFEVIRARHLGMRVLGISTVTDMALPDRNEHATGDEVLAVAARTGATFRRLVRAVLPEL; translated from the coding sequence ATGAGCGACTCCGACATACCCGCCAAGGTGCCCGTGGGCGACGCGCGAGCCGTGGCGCTCACCACCGAGGCCGTGAGGCGCGTCACCGACATCGTGCCGGAACTTGCCCTCGTCTTGGGTTCGGGCTTGGGGCCGCTGGCCGAGGAGATCGAGGAAGCTACCGCCATCGACTACGCCGACCTGCCGGGGATGCCCGTATCCACGGCGCCGGGGCACGCCGGCCGCCTGGTCTTGGGGCACCTGGCGGGCCGGACCGTCGTGGCGATGCAGGGGCGCGTTCATCCCTACGAGGGCTTCAGCGCGCAGGAGTGCTCGTTCCCGGTGGCCGTCATGCACGCCCTCGGCGCGCGCGGCCTGGTCGTCACCAACGCCTGTGGCGGGCTCGACCCCGCCTTCGAGGCCGGGGACCTGATGCTCCAGCTCGACTACGTCAACGCCACGGGCCGGAACCCGTTGATCGGCCCGAACGACGACGAACGCTACCCCCGGTTCCCCGTCATGTTCGACTGCTACGACCCCGGCTACGTGCGCACGGCGCGGCGCGTGGCGCTGTCGGAGGGCATACCGCTACGCGAGGGCGTGTACCTCGCCATCACCGGCCCGTCCTACGCGAGCCGCGCGGAGCTGCGCGCCTACCGCACCCTCGGGGCCGACGCCATCGGGATGTCGACCGTGTTCGAGGTCATCAGGGCGCGCCACCTGGGCATGAGGGTACTGGGCATCTCGACCGTCACCGACATGGCCCTTCCCGACCGCAACGAGCATGCGACCGGCGACGAGGTGCTCGCCGTGGCGGCCCGCACGGGCGCCACCTTCCGGCGCCTGGTGCGCGCCGTGCTGCCGGAGCTATGA
- a CDS encoding POTRA domain-containing protein yields the protein MSSKHLFAALLLLVAPLVAYGQGNVQGKIVEVRVTGTTTYADIVRTIITARVGTPAASVDLEAERNRIYSLGTFESVTLAFESSPAGPILVITVVENPRVGEIEFEGNATVPSDSLLEALRVTNLLEPGRVYNTTRAEEAKETIRQQYRQAGFPFDVDVELDVTPAPDLATSAADVPVRLTYTVDEAAAVEKVEFEGNTVLTDADLDALFQGLERAGEFDPKLYADTVQAVSTRYWNLGFRGSGVDTSTTSLERGVLTVRVLELKIASIDTTALGVDPGELKIKPGDLFNYDDLLAEVKRLARGRSSDVQLQAAVSPSGGVRVTFRLGAPETAGTVDEIVIEGNTVLSTANIVKLLELQVGDTFTSVLAQEDFQRIVRAYQAAGYRVVTRPDFSYDDGTYVQRITELRIAGYEVRYEGEPSSTRDTVITRYLPKVGSVVSDKQIVEGLRQVAALGVVDVQNYALEPAEAQDEALVVITAAKRQTGELRPAAQYATDTGFSGSLSYSEKNFLGLAHTVGAEVDVLNTDIGIMLGGRVSYSIPWLYVDALDFQDVPTAINVSLFSVVNNNNPLSAGNQTSILYPGLADLPENRVRVGEYTVRSSGLGFSVGRPIAADTYLLVSANGAYNDYKLEPPVGDCKIEGGKVQNPTNCSVPSTFAAAYLPTSGLSAFTGARVTYDSRSDTNFPADGLSAYGAVGVGFGNDLLAGGVRTGYMYEQVSGGIRAYARLSDLMPAEIQDKSHVFAVRLDVGHQFGGVYPASKRFTVGRTNDVATQIRGYTLEDFDLARTYATTSFEYRYDFGLSTVATQTVIGLAFVDVGWSSSVPGFAEYATPVFAGAGLGVQVNLGFGGLILPAIRMDYAFSEKHPTGVFSFRVGPVF from the coding sequence ATGTCGTCAAAGCACCTGTTCGCAGCCTTGCTCCTACTGGTCGCACCACTCGTCGCCTATGGACAGGGCAACGTGCAGGGCAAGATAGTGGAGGTGCGCGTGACCGGCACCACCACCTACGCAGACATCGTCCGCACCATCATCACCGCGCGCGTCGGCACGCCCGCCGCGTCCGTCGACCTCGAGGCGGAGCGCAACCGCATCTACAGCCTCGGCACGTTCGAGTCCGTCACGCTAGCGTTCGAGTCGTCGCCGGCGGGCCCCATCCTCGTGATCACCGTGGTGGAGAACCCGCGGGTGGGCGAGATCGAGTTCGAAGGCAACGCGACCGTCCCGTCCGACTCCCTGCTGGAGGCACTGCGCGTGACCAACCTCCTCGAGCCCGGACGCGTGTACAACACGACGCGCGCGGAAGAGGCCAAGGAGACCATCCGGCAGCAGTACCGCCAGGCGGGCTTCCCGTTCGACGTCGACGTCGAACTCGACGTGACACCGGCCCCGGACCTCGCGACCAGCGCCGCCGACGTTCCCGTCAGGCTCACCTACACCGTCGACGAGGCCGCGGCGGTCGAGAAGGTGGAGTTCGAGGGCAACACGGTGTTGACGGACGCCGACCTGGACGCGCTCTTCCAGGGCCTCGAGCGCGCCGGGGAGTTCGACCCGAAGCTCTACGCCGACACCGTGCAGGCCGTCAGCACCCGCTACTGGAACCTGGGATTCAGGGGCAGCGGGGTCGACACCAGCACGACCAGCCTCGAGCGCGGCGTACTCACCGTGCGCGTCCTGGAGCTGAAGATCGCCTCCATCGACACCACCGCCCTGGGCGTCGACCCGGGAGAGCTGAAGATCAAGCCCGGCGACCTCTTCAATTACGACGACCTGCTGGCGGAGGTCAAGCGCCTGGCCCGCGGGCGCTCGTCCGACGTGCAGCTGCAGGCCGCCGTCTCGCCAAGCGGCGGCGTGCGCGTGACCTTCCGCCTGGGCGCACCCGAGACGGCAGGGACCGTGGACGAGATCGTGATCGAGGGCAACACGGTGTTGTCAACCGCGAACATCGTCAAACTCCTCGAGCTCCAGGTCGGCGACACCTTCACCTCGGTGCTCGCGCAGGAGGATTTCCAGAGAATCGTGCGCGCCTACCAGGCCGCCGGCTACCGGGTCGTGACGCGCCCGGACTTCTCCTACGACGACGGCACCTACGTCCAGCGCATCACCGAGCTCAGGATCGCTGGTTACGAGGTCCGCTACGAGGGCGAACCCAGCTCGACGAGGGACACGGTCATCACCCGTTACCTGCCCAAGGTCGGGTCGGTGGTCTCCGACAAGCAGATCGTCGAGGGCCTGAGGCAGGTGGCCGCGCTGGGCGTCGTCGACGTGCAGAACTACGCCCTGGAGCCGGCCGAGGCCCAAGACGAGGCGCTCGTGGTCATCACGGCCGCGAAGCGCCAGACGGGGGAGCTGAGGCCGGCCGCCCAGTACGCCACCGACACGGGCTTCTCGGGCAGCCTCTCCTACTCCGAGAAGAACTTCCTCGGCCTCGCCCACACGGTGGGCGCGGAGGTCGACGTGCTCAACACCGACATCGGCATCATGCTGGGCGGGCGCGTGAGCTACTCGATACCGTGGCTCTACGTCGACGCGCTCGACTTCCAGGACGTGCCCACCGCGATCAACGTCTCGCTCTTCAGCGTGGTCAACAACAACAACCCGTTGAGCGCGGGCAACCAGACCTCGATCCTCTACCCGGGGCTGGCCGACCTGCCGGAGAACCGCGTGCGCGTCGGCGAGTACACCGTCCGCTCCAGCGGGTTGGGTTTCAGCGTCGGCAGGCCGATAGCCGCGGACACCTACCTGCTCGTAAGCGCGAACGGCGCCTACAACGACTACAAGCTCGAGCCCCCGGTCGGCGACTGTAAGATCGAGGGCGGCAAGGTGCAGAACCCCACGAACTGCTCGGTGCCCAGCACCTTCGCGGCAGCCTACCTGCCCACCAGCGGCCTGTCGGCGTTCACGGGGGCGCGGGTCACCTACGACTCGCGCAGCGACACGAACTTCCCGGCCGACGGCCTGTCGGCCTACGGCGCAGTGGGCGTTGGCTTCGGCAACGACCTGCTCGCCGGCGGTGTGCGCACCGGCTACATGTACGAGCAGGTGTCGGGCGGCATCCGCGCGTACGCGCGGCTCTCGGACCTCATGCCGGCGGAGATCCAGGACAAGAGCCACGTCTTCGCCGTCCGCCTCGACGTGGGCCACCAGTTCGGCGGCGTGTACCCCGCGTCCAAGCGTTTCACGGTTGGCCGCACCAACGACGTCGCCACCCAGATCCGCGGCTACACGCTGGAGGACTTCGACCTCGCGCGCACCTACGCCACCACCTCGTTCGAGTATCGCTACGACTTCGGCCTGTCGACGGTGGCCACCCAGACGGTGATCGGCCTGGCGTTCGTCGACGTGGGCTGGTCGTCGAGCGTGCCCGGCTTCGCCGAGTACGCGACTCCCGTCTTCGCCGGGGCCGGGCTGGGCGTGCAGGTCAACCTGGGGTTCGGGGGGCTCATACTCCCGGCCATCCGCATGGACTACGCCTTCAGCGAGAAGCACCCGACGGGCGTGTTCAGCTTCCGCGTCGGCCCGGTCTTCTAG
- a CDS encoding cyclic nucleotide-binding domain-containing protein — MTAAIHTPEAPARTRQFGAGEVVLYPGAADDLYQVNAGLVRLHTVDDDGFGATLRYVKPGGYFGEEALTGKQRRYFADAITDSTVLAFDARQLGPAEVRAVAVDLALAMDRMNRSLLRLAGKPLKARVAAELLELSDSALAVRSPDGVPTIRMTHDELAAAVGSVRETVTKVIGELVRSGALKAGYAKLTICDARLLAEIAGP; from the coding sequence TTGACCGCAGCCATACACACACCAGAGGCGCCCGCCCGGACCCGCCAGTTCGGCGCCGGGGAAGTGGTGCTCTATCCGGGCGCCGCGGACGATCTCTACCAGGTGAACGCCGGCCTGGTGCGCCTGCACACCGTCGACGACGACGGCTTCGGTGCGACGCTCAGGTACGTCAAGCCCGGCGGGTACTTCGGCGAGGAGGCCCTGACCGGCAAACAGCGCCGGTACTTCGCCGACGCCATCACCGACTCGACCGTCCTGGCGTTCGACGCGAGGCAACTGGGCCCCGCCGAGGTGCGGGCGGTAGCGGTGGACCTGGCGTTGGCCATGGACCGCATGAACCGCTCGCTGCTGCGCCTGGCGGGCAAGCCCCTCAAGGCCCGCGTGGCGGCGGAGTTGCTGGAGCTCTCCGACTCGGCGCTTGCTGTGCGCTCGCCAGATGGCGTCCCGACCATCCGCATGACCCACGACGAACTGGCGGCGGCCGTCGGCTCCGTACGCGAGACGGTGACGAAGGTCATCGGCGAACTGGTGCGCTCGGGCGCGTTGAAGGCCGGTTACGCGAAGCTCACCATCTGTGACGCCCGGCTGCTGGCGGAGATCGCCGGCCCCTAG
- the ychF gene encoding redox-regulated ATPase YchF, with translation MLAIGIVGLPNVGKSTLFNAITKAGVEAANYPFATIDKNVGVVSVPDERLAVLQRLYVKGDRVPPVVPAHVEFVDIAGLVRGAHKGEGLGNQFLSHIREVAAIAHVVRCFEDDNVVHVAGKVDPLADIEVIDTELILADIGTLERRLERLRRSAKGNPDDAALVEPLERLLAELNGGTLARRAGIEVPPDLGLLTTKPVIYVCNVAESDALRGNRFVEAVKQHAAREGADVVVISARIEEELAQLEPDEAQAFLADMGLEKPGLERLIRTGYHTLGLLTFLTAGEKEVRAWTVTAGSKAPQAAGAIHSDFERGFIRAEVVSYDELVQAGSIANARAKGKLRVEGREYVVQDGDVMNFLFNV, from the coding sequence ATGCTCGCCATCGGAATCGTCGGCTTGCCCAACGTGGGCAAGAGCACCCTCTTCAACGCCATCACCAAGGCCGGCGTCGAGGCCGCCAACTACCCGTTCGCCACCATAGACAAGAACGTGGGCGTGGTGAGCGTGCCCGACGAGCGTCTGGCCGTGTTGCAGCGCCTGTACGTGAAGGGAGACCGCGTGCCACCAGTGGTGCCCGCGCATGTCGAGTTCGTGGACATCGCCGGGCTGGTGCGTGGGGCCCACAAGGGCGAGGGGCTCGGCAACCAGTTCCTGTCGCACATCCGCGAGGTCGCGGCCATCGCTCACGTCGTCCGCTGTTTCGAGGACGACAACGTCGTTCACGTCGCGGGGAAGGTCGATCCCCTCGCGGACATCGAGGTTATCGATACCGAGCTGATCCTCGCCGACATCGGCACGCTGGAACGGCGCCTCGAGAGGTTGCGGCGCAGCGCCAAGGGCAACCCCGACGACGCCGCCCTGGTGGAACCCCTCGAACGGCTCCTGGCGGAGCTGAACGGCGGCACCCTCGCTCGAAGGGCCGGCATCGAGGTGCCCCCCGATCTCGGGCTCCTGACCACCAAGCCGGTCATCTACGTCTGCAACGTGGCCGAGTCCGACGCGCTACGCGGCAACCGGTTCGTGGAGGCGGTGAAGCAGCACGCCGCGCGCGAGGGTGCCGACGTCGTCGTGATCTCGGCGCGCATCGAGGAGGAACTCGCCCAGCTCGAGCCCGACGAGGCGCAGGCGTTCCTCGCCGACATGGGGCTGGAGAAGCCCGGGCTCGAACGCCTCATCCGCACCGGTTACCACACCCTCGGGCTGCTGACCTTCCTCACCGCCGGCGAGAAGGAGGTGCGGGCCTGGACCGTCACGGCGGGAAGCAAGGCGCCGCAGGCCGCCGGCGCCATCCACTCCGATTTCGAGCGCGGCTTCATCCGCGCCGAGGTCGTGAGCTACGACGAGCTGGTGCAGGCCGGCAGCATCGCCAACGCACGTGCCAAAGGCAAGCTGCGGGTGGAGGGCCGGGAGTACGTGGTCCAGGACGGCGACGTGATGAACTTCCTCTTCAACGTCTAG
- a CDS encoding homoserine dehydrogenase, translated as MAATYEQAIYQKGPGGSAAPTRVALLGAGTVGGGLMRLLRRRPEFEVVGVLVRDASKPRDFREWRELVTTDEGVLSGADVVVEVAGGTDVAADLSLAQLAAGKRLVTANKAALAERWHEYLPHMTQGRVYFEAAVMAGTPAVGVLAGALRGSTPLSLHAVLNGTCNVISSMMDEGAEFGAALAEAQRLGYAEADPTLDVAGVDAAHKLAVLGRLAFDPGLTWPAVRANTRGIDGLTASLLAAQADRGRRVRLVGSVVAVAGSWEARVRPVSLPEGHPLLTLGGSNTLLYRGDPVGEVLVRGAGAGGGATASGVLADLLAAAAGVSGPRPLWEAAPVPDSPADSGDGVEEL; from the coding sequence ATGGCTGCCACTTACGAACAAGCAATCTACCAGAAGGGACCCGGCGGGAGTGCCGCGCCGACGCGCGTGGCGTTGCTGGGAGCGGGGACCGTTGGCGGGGGGCTCATGCGACTCCTGCGCCGCCGCCCCGAGTTCGAGGTGGTGGGCGTCCTGGTTCGCGACGCCTCGAAGCCGCGCGACTTTCGGGAGTGGCGGGAACTCGTCACGACCGACGAGGGCGTCTTGTCGGGCGCCGACGTCGTCGTGGAGGTCGCCGGCGGAACGGACGTCGCCGCGGACCTCTCGCTGGCGCAGCTGGCAGCCGGCAAGCGCCTCGTAACCGCCAACAAGGCGGCGCTCGCCGAAAGGTGGCATGAGTACTTGCCGCACATGACCCAGGGTCGCGTCTACTTCGAGGCGGCGGTCATGGCCGGCACGCCGGCGGTGGGGGTGCTCGCCGGCGCCCTCCGGGGTTCCACGCCCCTGAGCCTCCACGCGGTCCTGAACGGCACTTGCAACGTCATCTCGAGCATGATGGACGAAGGTGCCGAGTTCGGTGCGGCGCTGGCCGAAGCGCAGCGGCTCGGCTACGCGGAGGCCGACCCCACCCTGGACGTGGCCGGGGTCGACGCCGCGCACAAGCTGGCCGTGCTCGGCCGCCTGGCCTTCGACCCGGGCCTGACCTGGCCCGCGGTTCGCGCCAACACCCGGGGCATCGACGGCCTTACCGCCTCCCTGCTCGCCGCCCAGGCGGACCGCGGGCGCCGGGTGCGGCTGGTGGGGAGCGTGGTGGCCGTGGCAGGGAGTTGGGAGGCGCGGGTGCGCCCCGTCTCGCTCCCAGAGGGGCACCCGCTCCTCACGTTGGGCGGTTCCAACACGCTGCTCTACAGAGGAGACCCTGTCGGGGAGGTCCTGGTGAGGGGCGCCGGCGCGGGCGGGGGCGCCACGGCGAGCGGCGTTCTCGCCGACCTGCTCGCCGCCGCTGCCGGCGTCAGCGGACCGAGGCCCCTGTGGGAGGCCGCCCCCGTGCCCGACTCCCCGGCGGACTCGGGCGACGGGGTGGAGGAGCTGTGA
- the thrC gene encoding threonine synthase codes for MILYRSTRAVEGAADVTFDEAMLAGLAPDGGLYWPTRLPPLPLGWEAAKSPAELARSVLGAYMGAEAAAAVAGGLDFPWPVKRLTDDVFVLELFHGPTAAFKDVGARSLARAMEAALIGRDERLTILVATSGDTGSAVADAFAGLKRVRVAVLYPAGGVSPVQEAQLTASRQGVRAFRVEGTFDDCQALVKAALADPALAGVNLSSANSINIGRLLPQSLYYLWGSARVWEELGVTTPLEVVVPSGNLGNLTAGLLAAETGLKTAGFLAAHNRNDFFPRYLAREADAYAFDASVATPSTAMDVGAPSNFERLFSWLGDDLRARVRGCRVGDAATLERMRVTAEQDGYLVCPHTAVGLEALARLRAAAAPGERRAPAMVLATAHPAKFPEAVLEATGRRPAAPANLRRFTDAPKRVESLAARPAGLRAALLDWVD; via the coding sequence GTGATCCTCTACAGGAGCACCCGCGCCGTCGAAGGTGCTGCGGACGTCACGTTCGACGAGGCCATGCTGGCGGGGCTCGCGCCCGACGGCGGACTGTACTGGCCGACGCGGCTGCCGCCCCTGCCCTTGGGGTGGGAGGCCGCGAAGAGCCCCGCGGAGCTGGCGCGCTCCGTGCTCGGCGCGTACATGGGCGCCGAGGCCGCGGCTGCGGTGGCCGGGGGCCTCGACTTCCCCTGGCCGGTCAAGCGCCTGACGGACGACGTTTTCGTGCTGGAACTGTTCCATGGCCCCACCGCGGCCTTCAAGGACGTGGGGGCCCGCTCACTGGCGCGCGCCATGGAGGCGGCACTGATCGGCCGCGACGAGCGCCTGACCATCCTCGTCGCCACGTCGGGCGACACCGGTAGCGCCGTGGCCGATGCGTTCGCCGGCCTGAAGAGGGTACGAGTCGCCGTGCTCTATCCCGCCGGCGGGGTCAGCCCCGTGCAGGAAGCGCAACTCACGGCAAGCCGCCAGGGCGTGCGGGCGTTCAGGGTGGAGGGGACCTTCGACGACTGTCAGGCGCTGGTCAAGGCGGCGCTCGCGGATCCCGCCCTGGCCGGTGTCAACTTGTCGTCCGCCAATTCGATCAACATCGGGCGGCTGCTACCGCAGTCCCTCTACTACCTGTGGGGATCGGCGCGCGTCTGGGAGGAGCTCGGCGTCACGACGCCCCTCGAGGTCGTCGTGCCCAGCGGCAACCTCGGCAACCTCACGGCCGGCCTGCTGGCGGCCGAGACGGGGCTGAAGACCGCCGGGTTCCTCGCGGCACACAACCGCAACGACTTCTTCCCACGCTACCTGGCGCGCGAGGCCGACGCCTACGCCTTCGACGCCAGCGTGGCCACCCCCTCGACGGCAATGGACGTCGGGGCGCCGTCGAACTTCGAGCGCCTGTTCTCGTGGCTCGGCGACGACCTACGGGCGCGCGTCCGCGGCTGCCGGGTAGGAGACGCCGCTACGCTCGAACGCATGCGGGTCACGGCGGAACAGGACGGCTACCTCGTCTGCCCGCACACGGCGGTGGGGCTGGAGGCCCTGGCGCGGCTCCGCGCCGCGGCGGCACCCGGCGAGCGCCGGGCGCCCGCCATGGTGCTGGCGACGGCGCACCCGGCCAAGTTCCCGGAGGCCGTGCTGGAAGCGACGGGCAGGCGGCCGGCCGCGCCCGCCAACCTGCGCCGCTTCACCGACGCCCCCAAGCGCGTCGAGTCACTGGCGGCGCGCCCGGCCGGCTTGCGGGCCGCGCTACTCGACTGGGTCGATTGA
- a CDS encoding MBL fold metallo-hydrolase, which translates to MTPQDHLERVSAHVWRVQLPCDTLPPYDHVNAYVVAQGGVALVIDPGSDRPEVQSLLQAALEEAQARLVKGIALTHTHPDHVDGVPRLLQFEVGRNGQAPPVFVHASEAGNLPKAWKVTLLPYDRVLTVGDVTVTALHTPGHSPGHLSFVVGAPDGDEVEAALVGDLAAATGSVWVGLPEGDVSAYLSSLERVAAIGAPVLGPGHGALITEPEARLGELAAHRLDREAQILAALEEGSADAAVITRRVYPDHPEAVLAMAERSVLAHLVKLMREMKVVHLGSDERGPYALRR; encoded by the coding sequence TTGACGCCACAAGATCACCTCGAGCGCGTGTCTGCGCACGTCTGGCGTGTCCAGCTACCTTGCGACACGCTGCCGCCTTACGACCACGTGAACGCCTACGTGGTGGCGCAGGGCGGCGTGGCCCTGGTCATCGACCCCGGCTCGGACCGCCCCGAGGTTCAGTCCTTGCTGCAAGCCGCCCTCGAGGAGGCCCAGGCGCGGCTGGTTAAGGGCATCGCCCTGACCCACACTCATCCGGATCACGTCGACGGTGTGCCCCGTCTCCTGCAGTTCGAGGTCGGCCGCAACGGCCAGGCCCCGCCCGTGTTCGTCCACGCGTCGGAGGCCGGCAACCTGCCCAAGGCCTGGAAGGTCACGCTGCTGCCCTACGATCGGGTCTTGACGGTGGGCGACGTGACCGTGACGGCGCTTCACACGCCAGGGCACAGTCCGGGGCACCTCTCTTTCGTGGTCGGGGCCCCGGACGGCGACGAGGTCGAGGCCGCCCTGGTTGGCGACCTGGCGGCAGCGACCGGCTCGGTGTGGGTCGGCCTCCCCGAGGGCGACGTCAGCGCCTACCTGTCGAGCCTGGAGCGCGTGGCCGCGATCGGGGCTCCCGTGCTGGGTCCGGGCCACGGCGCCCTCATCACGGAGCCCGAAGCGCGCCTCGGGGAACTGGCGGCCCACCGGCTCGACCGGGAAGCGCAGATATTGGCTGCCCTCGAGGAGGGCAGCGCCGACGCGGCGGTGATCACGCGCCGCGTCTACCCCGACCATCCGGAGGCGGTGCTCGCCATGGCGGAGCGGAGCGTTCTAGCGCACCTCGTCAAGCTCATGCGTGAGATGAAGGTCGTGCACTTGGGCAGCGACGAGCGTGGGCCGTACGCCCTGAGGCGCTGA